The Daucus carota subsp. sativus chromosome 9, DH1 v3.0, whole genome shotgun sequence genome window below encodes:
- the LOC135149633 gene encoding uncharacterized protein LOC135149633 — protein MKNINGAIPTRDGGVPPVSGPTPTGYGSGLTPAGYGSGPTPADYGSGPMPLGYGSAKNMTFAPVAPIAPFAPAMRHVPTAHAERPKKFNGTNFKQWQQKMLFYLTTLNLSRYLREETPMLTAESDTQAVFAVDAWKHSDYICRNYVLNGLTGPLYDVYSSNVTSKDLWESLDRKYKTEDAGAKKWIVGRFLDYKMVDSKTVDSQVQELQLIIHEMHAERMGLTESFQVAAVIEKLPPGWKDFQNYLKHKRKEMTMEDLIVRLRIEENNMGSGKKPIAGEKANMVEHAQSSKSKKTSSGKGSKLTPKGGVSKPSKPKKNNMKKEANMVDSISKDMSDIDLCATVSEVNLVGSNPKEWWIDTGASRHISSDKATFSSLIASDADEKLWETLRLLPLKGKTR, from the exons ATGAAGAATATTAATGGAGCAATCCCCACGAGGG ATGGGGGTGTGCCACCTGTTTCTGGGCCTACGCCTACGGGCTACGGTTCTGGGCTTACGCCTGCAGGCTACGGTTCTGGGCCTACGCCTGCGGACTACGGTTCTGGGCCTATGCCTCTGGGCTATGGTTCTGCGAAAAATATGACCTTTG CGCCTGTTGCACCAATTGCGCCCTTTGCGCCGGCTATGCGTCACGTGCCTACTGCTCACGCTGAAAGGCCGAAAAAGTTCAACGGAACGAACTTCAAACAGTGGCAGCAGAAGATGTTGTTCTACCTGACCACACTGAATTTGTCTCGCTATCTGAGGGAAGAGACACCTATGCTCACTGCTGAGAGCGATACGCAGGCGGTGTTTGCTGTTGATGCATGGAAGCACTCCGACTATATCTGTCGGAACTATGTGCTGAATGGTTTGACTGGCCCGCTGTATGATGTGTACAGCTCGAACGTAACATCTAAGGACTTATGGGAATCACTTGACCGTAAGTATAAAACCGAAGATGCCGGTGCCAAGAAGTGGATTGTTGGACGCTTTCTTGACTACAAGATGGTGGATTCCAAGACTGTTGACAGTCAGGTGCAAGAATTGCAACTGATTATTCATGAGATGCATGCCGAGCGGATGGGTCTCACTGAATCTTTTCAAGTTGCCGCTGTGATAGAAAAGCTGCCTCCTGGATGGAAAGATTTCCAAAACTACCTTAAGCATAAGCGAAAGGAGATGACTATGGAGGATCTGATTGTTAGACTTCGCATTGAAGAAAATAACATGGGATCCGGAAAGAAGCCTATTGCCGGTGAAAAGGCAAATATGGTGGAGCATGCACAAAGCTCCAAGTCCAAGAAGACCAGTTCCGGGAAAGGGTCTAAACTGACACCCAAAGGAGGAGTTTCGAAGCCATC GAAGCCTAAGAAGAACAacatgaagaaggaagcaaataTGGTGGACAGTATCTCAAAGGACATGTCCGACATAGACCTATGTGCTACGGTCTCCGAAGTAAACCTGGTTGGCTCCAATCCAAAGGAATGGTGGATTGATACAGGAGCATCTAGGCATATTAGTTCCGACAAGGCGACTTTCTCTAGCCTTATAGCTTCTGATGCTGATGAGAAGCTATGGGAAACTCTGCGACTTCTACCATTGAAGGGGAAGACAcggtga